A genomic stretch from Polyangium spumosum includes:
- a CDS encoding SDR family oxidoreductase: protein MSALRILLAGATGAVGAEALRLLRAEGHFVRTFSRSAKNAEKIRPLASEVVLGDATRAGSLGEALAGIDVVVSCLGANVALGFSERRSFRDVDLVAHRNLLEAARRASARRFVYLSAHPGPGYDHTRYIRAHLDTEDLIRASGLSCSFVRPTGIYSALGDLVEMARAGFGSVVGDGTAKANPVHPICVAEVVASVVEQGPEVVTVGGPEILTREEILRIAFEVVGKRPRIVHVPKGVFQLWSAALRLPHPRLADMMEFVAAVTTSDSVAEARGTRPIRPWFEALAGQ, encoded by the coding sequence ATGAGCGCGCTGCGTATCCTCCTCGCCGGCGCGACCGGCGCCGTCGGCGCCGAGGCCCTGCGGCTCCTCCGCGCGGAGGGCCATTTCGTGCGCACGTTCTCCCGCAGCGCGAAGAATGCCGAAAAGATACGCCCGCTCGCGAGCGAGGTCGTCCTCGGGGACGCGACGCGGGCCGGTTCGCTCGGCGAGGCCCTCGCGGGGATCGACGTCGTCGTCTCCTGCCTCGGCGCGAACGTGGCGCTCGGGTTCTCCGAGCGGCGCTCCTTTCGCGACGTGGACCTCGTCGCCCACCGGAACCTGCTCGAAGCGGCGCGGCGCGCCTCGGCCAGGCGATTCGTGTATCTCTCCGCGCACCCCGGGCCCGGATACGATCATACGCGGTACATCCGGGCGCACCTCGACACCGAGGACCTGATCCGCGCCTCGGGGCTCTCGTGTTCGTTCGTCCGGCCAACCGGGATTTATTCGGCGCTCGGGGACCTCGTCGAGATGGCCCGCGCGGGGTTTGGCTCCGTCGTCGGCGACGGGACGGCGAAGGCGAACCCGGTGCACCCGATCTGCGTCGCGGAGGTCGTGGCCTCGGTGGTGGAGCAGGGGCCCGAGGTCGTCACGGTGGGCGGGCCGGAGATCCTGACCCGCGAGGAGATCCTGCGGATCGCGTTCGAGGTCGTGGGGAAGAGGCCGCGGATCGTGCACGTGCCGAAGGGCGTGTTCCAGCTCTGGAGCGCCGCGCTCAGGCTCCCGCACCCGCGCCTCGCCGACATGATGGAGTTCGTCGCGGCCGTCACGACCTCGGATTCGGTGGCCGAGGCGCGAGGGACGCGCCCGATCCGGCCGTGGTTCGAGGCGCTCGCGGGCCAGTAA